One genomic window of Fusarium keratoplasticum isolate Fu6.1 chromosome 3, whole genome shotgun sequence includes the following:
- a CDS encoding APH domain-containing protein, whose product MNSIHPPVRTSSPVPYSVIFSVPENEILEPLPTPEQIEGSTDIIKQRHASCTARVGRGYVVKFGSLVDPVEGENMTFVRQSAPGAPVPKVYAIYQRDVTPRTTITYIIMDDVSGHPLDSLWDSLNTPQKIDVCAQLRNAFISLRAAQGLGYFGSVDRSKPRDDIFWADVPIGREGGSVDTEAEFIQAVIDKYTIYCGNSEPRKVDYYRRVLPTVLEGTKESVFTHNDFRRKNILIRHDGNIVILGWASAGWYPSYWDYTKAMHLCDWQDDWHEYIGRILTEYPTQLPWMSTLRTGLWNSRIVR is encoded by the coding sequence ATGAATTCAATCCATCCTCCTGTGCGAACTTCATCACCAGTTCCCTACTCGGTCATCTTCAGCGTGCCGGAGAATGAGATCTTGGAGCCGCTGCCAACGCCCGAGCAGATCGAGGGATCGACGGATATCATCAAGCAGCGTCACGCAAGCTGCACGGCTCGAGTCGGCCGGGGCTATGTTGTCAAGTTTGGATCCCTTGTCGATCCGGTTGAGGGTGAAAACATGACTTTCGTGCGCCAGAGCGCACCAGGCGCCCCCGTGCCCAAGGTCTACGCCATCTACCAGCGCGACGTGACGCCGCGCACAACCATCACCTacatcatcatggatgatGTCTCTGGTCACCCCCTCGACTCTCTGTGGGATTCGCTAAACACACCGCAAAAGATAGACGTCTGCGCCCAGCTGCGCAATGCCTTCATCTCGCTGCGCGCGGCACAGGGCCTGGGCTACTTTGGGAGCGTCGATAGGTCCAAGCCTCGAGACGACATCTTTTGGGCAGACGTGCCAATTGGCCGAGAGGGCGGATCGGTTGATACCGAGGCCGAGTTCATCCAAGCCGTGATTGATAAGTACACGATCTATTGTGGCAACTCTGAACCACGAAAGGTCGACTACTACCGTCGAGTCCTCCCAACTGTCCTTGAGGGGACCAAAGAGTCCGTCTTCACTCACAATGATTTTCGACGCAAGAACATCTTGATCCGCCATGACGGCAACATTGTCATCCTAGGCTGGGCCTCCGCCGGCTGGTATCCTTCTTACTGGGACTACACCAAGGCGATGCACCTCTGCGACTGGCAGGACGACTGGCACGAGTACATCGGTAGGATCCTCACAGAGTATCCCACGCAGCTTCCGTGGATGAGCACCCTGCGCACCGGGTTGTGGAACAGCAGAATCGTCAGGTAG
- a CDS encoding IMP-specific 5'-nucleotidase 1 yields the protein MTTRYRVEYALKTHRRDQFIEWVKGLLAVPFVLYSQPTGVFGDGPSVAQMADESHRRYAEIMRDVELMIDDHIARQQDNNLLPSKLRMLVPTAGPFFTRLPLEAAFKYQDRKRYISSRRFVAPSFNDVRQILNSAQVMAVTNGALQLATFDGDVTLYDDGCSLEPSSPVIPRLLDLLRKNIKIGIVTAAGYTSADRYYERLHGLLDAIAESADLDPIQKQNIIIMGGEANYLFEFSPSSPYRLAPVPRDEWLTPEMASWSDADITTLLDVAESALRDCVKTMNLPAEIMRKDRAVGIIPKTPETRIARESLEETVLVVQRILELSSLGSTEERPAKPRPSSSPPLPPSVVSQSRRVPFCAFNGGRDVFVDIGDKSWGVTVCQQWFGSRENGGVIRGENTLHVGDQFLSAGSNDFKARSVGTTAWIASPAETVELLDELADLMQKKLS from the exons ATGACTACTCGTTACCGCGTCGAAT ATGCCCTCAAGACGCACCGGAGAGACCAATTTATCG AATGGGTCAAAGGCCTCCTCGCGGTACCTTTTGTTCTTTACTCTCAGCCCACCGGAGTCTTTGGAGATGGTCCTAGCGTTGCTCAGATGGCCGACGAGTCTCACCGCCGTTATGCAGAGATTATGCGTGATGTTGAGCTCATGATTGATGACCATA TCGCCCGCCAGCAGGACAACAACTTGCTCCCGTCCAAATTACGGATGCTGGTTCCCACAGCCGGTCCCTTCTTTACCCGTCTCCCGCTTGAAGCAGCCTTCAAGTACCAGGATAGGAAGCGGTACatctcgtcaaggagatTTGTCGCCCCTTCATTCAACGATGTCCGCCAAATCCTAAACTCGGCCCAGGTCATGGCTGTGACCAACGGCGCCCTCCAACTTGCCACGTTCGATGGTGACGTTACTCTGTACGACGATGGGTGTAGTCTCGAGCCGTCCAGCCCCGTAATTCCCCGTCTCCTCG ACCTTCTTCGCAAGAATATCAAGATTGGCATCGTCACGGCTGCCGGGTACACTTCCGCTGACCGCTATTACGAGCGCCTCCACGGCCTGCTTGACGCCATTGCTGAGTCGGCTGACTTGGACCCGATCCAAAAAcagaacatcatcatcatgggagGCGAGGCAAACTATCTGTTTGAGTTCTCTCCCTCGTCCCCTTACCGGCTTGCTCCCGTTCCCCGAGACGAGTGGCTGACTCCCGAGATGGCCTCCTGGTCGGATGCTGACATTACGACCCTGTTGGATGTCGCAGAGTCTGCCCTCCGTGATTGTGTCAAGACTATGAACTTGCCGGCAGAAATCATGCGCAAGGATCGGGCTGTCGGCATCATCCCCAAGACACCTGAAACCCGCATCGCCCGTGAGAGTCTCGAAGAGACTGTGCTTGTCGTCCAACGGATTCTCgagctcagcagccttggatcCACCGAAGAACGTCCTGCCAAGCCGcgtccctcttcctcgccaccTCTCCCGCCCTCGGTCGTGAGTCAATCTCGGCGAGTGCCGTTCTGCGCCTTCAACGGCGGACGGGATGTGTTTGTCGATATTGGCGACAAGAGCTGGGGAGTCACGGTGTGCCAGCAGTGGTTTGGAAGCAGGGAGAATGGAGGTGTTATCCGCGGCGAGAATACGCTGCACGTAGGCGATCAATTCTTGAGCGCTGGCTCCAATGACTTCAAGGCGAGGAGTGTTGGTACCACGGCTTGGATTGCGAGTCCCGCTGAGACTGTGGAGCTATTGGATGAACTTGCTGATCTGATGCAGAAGAAGCTATCTTGA